From the genome of Onychomys torridus chromosome 14, mOncTor1.1, whole genome shotgun sequence:
CTGGGATATACTCAGGCCTTTTGCTCATTAAATACACCCCGCTGAGCTGCACCCAAGCACTGAGCTCCACCTCTGAACCCCAGTGCTCAGTGTCTTACATGCATAACACTACTTGAGGGTGAACTTAGAAGTATTGGTTAAATATAATTTTCCATGTGCTTTTTCACACAGGAACAAAATAATTGGCTGGCAGACTTGAGAGCACTGAGTGCCAGCCACACTGAACTAGCCCGTTGAGGCTGGGGCTGAACTAGATAGGctctctgaggagtgaatggaaCCCTGACAGCCCCGAAGTCCTGCCAGTTCCTCCAGTCTGCCCACGAGGCAGATTGCCCTCTTGGTAGGAGTGGGCTTGCTTTCTCGATGGGGACATCCACCAACATCTGGAGGTTGTTGCTTAAAAAGTGCCTGGCAGCCATGTTGCTGGATCTGCACCTGTGCTTGGGGGCTGCTAATGACCGGAGCCGACATCATTGTGCCCAGGGAGGCAAGCCAGACTGCAGCTAGTGGCCTAGGCATGCGTAGATCAGCTGCTGCATGTGACTTCTGCTTCCCACACTGTCATGACACCTACATCTATTTAAAATTTGAACACTGAAAAAATTGTCAAGAACCAGATGCTTAAAGTACTTCTTTTCTGACCAGGAGCTCACAGTGGTCTGTGTCTGTTGAGCCTGAAgtgtggagggaagagatggagaagcGGTACACAGGGAGCAGCTTCCCACAGGCCTCTGTAGACCATCTACTGCTGTTGGGTCAGCTTTGGTGGTGGGTGCTGTGCTAATGTTCTAGAGGCCCCGTCCTTTCGGCCCTGTATGCTGAGCACACAGAAGCTTTCTCATGGGTGTGTTCTGACAGCAGTGTCTCAGATCAGTCCGAGGCAATGTGTGAGACTAACCTCAAGTTGAGAGAATGCAGGGCCTGGGAAACTATGGACTTGTAAATCAGGGCAGCAGGATGCAGCCTTTGGGCTGCAGGCACTTTACCTAGCCTAACATTAGTCTGGAGAACTGCGTGGTTCTCATGAAATATCAGGTTTTCTGGCTGGTCTGAGTACAGTGGTGTTAAACCAATCTATTACAACCTGATACAGATttctgaggccaggcatggtggtgcactttaatcccagctctcaggaggcagaggccagccagggctctacCAGTAAGACCCTGTCCTGGGGAAAGTTCCAgggttggggctggggaggtggttaAGCAGGTAAAGCTCTTGCCACTCAAGTGTGAGGAATGGGGGTCCCTCAGAACTTGGGTAAAAGCCTGGTGGGTATGGGCCTCCTGGAATCCAAGCCTGCAGAAGGTAGCAAATCTTGGAGCAAGTTGGCTGGCCTGACTGCTTGGGCACTGTACTGCAGAGGAGCACTCTGGGAACTTGTATGCAGTCAACATTGTGCAGGATTCTGTTGCACTTCATGTTCTCAGGAGACAAGCAGGGGTCCACTGTCCCTTTTCACCATGTTCTTTATGGTGAGGGGATCCCAAGGGAGATGTCAACAACCTGAGGTGGTTATTGCAGGGAAGCTCACGGGTGGTGGGCACAGCAGGCCACTGGATGTGGCTTCCAGGTTGGTGTGTGGTCCAACACATTGTGTGTTGGAAGGGTTCAGATAGGAATTTTCTGTAAAGCTGCTGGAGATGTCATGTAGAAAGTCAGTGTGTGTGTAACCATGGCTCTGCATATGGATATCAGGATAACTTTGTGCActccgttctctccttccagagtGAATTTAGGTTGCCAGTTTGTGCTGCAAGGGCTTTTACCCTTTGAGGCTCTTGCCAGCCTGAGGAAGTCAGTGTAGTGGTGTATATTAAATAATTGCTAGAGATGCGTGCCTACGGTTGACGTAGGCCCATGGGGCACGTGAACCTAGTTTGTGCCCTGCATTCGTCTGCACTCATTCTGAGCTGGCTGGACCTGTGGTGCAGACTTGAGCAGTAGGAAGGCACGTAATGCAGAAGCTGGTGGGCAGCGTTCACCAGCTCACAGTGGCAGGACTGGTCCTGACAGCCAGCTGACTGCAGCAGACCCAGATATGCTGAGACAAGTTGTTCCCAACACCGGGAAGAGCATGGCCCCCATATCCTGAAAGATGCTCTGGATTTATCAGGTGGACCACTGTTGGGTGGACTTACAAGGCTCCTTGACCTGGCTGCTGATACGGGAGCCTTGGGCATGGCTTCCAAGTGTGCCTGTTTTGGAactgtgttttctcattttttttttttttttccaagacagggtttccctgtgtagctttgcgcctttcctggaactcacttggtagcccaggtgtTTTTCTAATTTCCAATACAAactatttagaaaacaatttaGAATTGTCAATactgttataaaaataaagtttatttcctGATATAAAGCCCTCCAGTTTTGCAGAGAAGGCTGTTTTGTATAACTACCCCCACCCCAAGTAGCTGTGTCCATCACTCAGGCCAGTGTCCTCAGCCTTTCAGGCAGCAGGTGGGGCCGAATTGCCAACAAAGGGGTGGGGGCCGCAGGTAGCTTTGAAGGTTTGAAGCTCCATGCAGGGTGTAGCTCTTCTGGAGATGTCGTGGTATATACCATGAGTGTCTGTTCCCCTATTGGAGTTGGGACAGTGACTGGAGTCACACACCACTGGAGCAACAGGACTCCTTGGTGAGGCCCTGTCCCTGTGTGGGTCCACGTGGCACATTTGCCAGTGGAGGCCTATGCTGCCAGGAGGGATCAAAGCCACACCCCTATCTTCAGAGGCCACTTGGTGACTATAGAGCCTCAAGTCCAGAAGTGGTGATTCTGGGGTCCAGAGCAGATGTCACCAGGAGGTGCCTTCTGCTGAGCATGCCCGTAGTCCTGTGGCATGCTCTGTAGTGCCCCCCAGCCTGGACATACTGCCAAGCCAGAGTTGCTGCACATACTTAGCCAGGCCTCTGCAAGGACACATGGACCTGTTTCCTGctgtctctcttaagttgctcGAAGCTGCTTGGCCTGAGGCAACCAGGTTAGGACAGTCTTATCTCCTTCCCTGAGACTGTTCTGGAACCAGGGCGCAAGGTCAGCTTGTTTTCTCCTCTGCTCCAacatgttgtgtatgtgtggggaggGCACAGCAGGGAAGTACCCCACTTTGCCTGAGTGGTAagcatcactgcctgtttgtggGTTCAGATCATCTTGCAGGAGGGAAGGCCCCACCAGACCAGCTGCTGACTCAGCcccaggcagaaagcagaagaggCAAGAGCTGAGCCTTGTCTCTGGGCTTCCCAAGCAAACACCCTCAGGACTGCCAGGGCCCCTGGTTGGCCATGCATCCTCtaaatcagtggttttcaaccttcctatcGCTGTGACCCTTAAATACAGTCCTCATGTcttggtgaccccaaccataaagttacttcaccgctacttcataactgccgTTTTGATAgttgtgaatcataatgcaaacatctgtgttttccaatggtcttaagcAACTCCTGTGAATGTCTGACCCCCAAAGGGGTACTGACCTACAgcttgggaaccactgctctgaaGGGCAGTATGTGGGGCAAAACTACGGATCAATAGTAGGTGAACCccagggagaggagagcagaTGCTAAGTGTCACTGGGTATTTGTTCACCAGGTGCCACTAACACTGTTGGAAGGACTCTTCAGAATCAGGGTTTCTTGGGACCTGGTCAGGCAATCCACTGGCGCCATTGTTAGCGGGACTCAGTTCCTGGTATCCCTCGAATGCCTTCCCCACTGACTGTGTAGCCACAGGAGGAGACGGGCAGGTGTGGGGCGAAGAGCACTTGGAGGGTCCGAGCTGGGCTTCTGGGCAAGCCCATCGTGGCATCATCCTCGTGCACCCGGTCAACCATCAGTCTCATCAGGAGCTGGTTGGCCCAGGTGattccaagggctggagagaggtgcTCATCCCAGGCCCTGAGACACAAAATGGGTGTTGCTGCTTGTGTATCCCCACCCACTCCAACATCGTTTGCTGAGGTGCCCATACTCACCCCAGTGGCCTGGGCATAGACTCTTCCACCATTTCTGTTACCTGGAGAAACCCAAGCGAGGGTCAATGACCGCAGCTACCTCAGCTGCTCCCTCCCATCCAGCCAGCCCTGCTTGCCCCAAGGAAAGGGTACAGCCACTAGCCTCACTACCTGGTTGATGCACAGCACGGGGCTCCGGAAGGTGCTGCTCAGACTTCGGAGCATGGCCCCCAGTGACTGCAGGCGCTTGGCCCTGGTGGCCAAGGCCTGAACATCATACTCACAACGAAACGGGGCTGCAACAGAGTCGACCACCACCAGACGGGCCATTCCCCTTGACAGCAGAACGGGGACCCTCTTACTCACACACTCCAACAAGGCATCCTGTGGGGGACATACACGGTGGCCTACACTGGCCCTGAGATGCAGCTTTTTGACACTTCTTGGCTGCCTCCTGCCCGCCTGGCGGGGAGAATCATACCTGCACCTTCACTCCTACTGTCTTCTCACAAGAGCACCTTCCGCTGTCTCCCAGGCCCTCTCCAGGCTGACAGGATCAGCTCACTAGGCTGTGTGATCTAGAGAGCAGCGCTGCTTGGCCCTACTCAGTAGGGTGTTAGGGAAGGGCTGGGTGCCCTCCTGGTCTTTGTACTAATGGGCAGGTGGTAGGATGGAGCAGTGGTCTGGTAGTCTGTTCTACACACAAGGTACCACGTGCTCCTAAAGGGGTTGAAAACCTGCACCATCCTCCACATAAGGCTGCGCCCTGGAGAAGATGTTAGTTAGGAGTAGGGAGGACACTGGGGCCAGCCCCCCTGCTGCCCACTCCTGGAGTCCTAGGCTAAGGCAGGTGACCTGGGCTTGCCTCTCGGGGCCACTGTGCCCTGCTGGCACCAGGTGCGGGTGACTTGTGACTAGCTGAGTGGCCCAGGTGAGGGTCCCGTGGCCACGGTGGAGTGGTGAGGTTGCAGCTGGGCCTCCACACTGTTCCTAGTTCAGGGTCCTCCAGCACTTCTGACTGGCCAAGCAGGTAGCCAGCACTGCCTCACGAGCTGTCAGATTCCGACATCTAGCCCAGAGTGAAACCCAGTCTGTACTTCTCCTAGGGCGTCCCCAGCAGAGGCTCTCTGTGTGGAAAACGACGGCAGCAGCCTAGAAGACGCCAGCTCTAATGTGAGTGTCTGCGCCTCCCTCAGCCAGGGCCGGGACCCCGAGGGTGGGGACCGGAGGGCGGTGATGGTGAGAAGGCACGGAAGGACAGGTGTGGCCCACAGTGCTGACTCATGTGGAAGAGGGAGGTTCTGAGTTCGCATCCTTCCTGTTGTGCCCTGGCAGACCCGCTCCATTGCTGGGCAGaccgggggagggggggacagaGCAGCGCCCAGCGGTGGCCTGGCCTGACCTGCAGCTTTCTTTTGCAGTGACCTGAGCCTGGCCTGCTCTCAACACCCCGATGCTGCTGCTGAGTGTGGCTCCAGAGCTGGCCCTGTGAAGGCCACGGTGGGGCTGGAAGGGCCCGGGGCTGGGAGCGCCCAGCGCTAACGTAGTTCCCCTGCCCACGTGCTGCCAAGCACATACTAATAACCACACCACTAGTAGGGTCTTGGAGAGCAACTCTCAGTGAGTGAGGTCCATGGCCTGGCCCTGTTCCCTCCTGGGAGGCCCCTAGGACAGGACACCTCTGGCTCCTGCTGCTTCCGCCCCCCTGTGGCGGCACTTCTGTGTTTAGTtctctgtgatgtgtgtgataatgtatttttattgtacattttttaaaattaaaagtttataTGCCTTACCATTTACCAGAATGGAATGTCTGTTCATAAATCTCCCCACCCTGCAACCACcaccttgtttttcaagacagtttttctgtgcagccctggctgtcctggaacacactctgtagaccaggctggcctcaaactctcagagatctgcctgcttctgcctcctgagtgacacctggcagctctttttaaaaaattaaaaattttattatcatGTATGTGAGTGACCAGTGTGAATGCCATTTGGTGAGcattcagaggtcagaggacaactttagagTCAGTTGAACCAGCTTGCCATACTCTCAGAACACTCTCCCTGGCCACAGTGGCACTCCAGGTGGCCACGCTGAGGATGCGCCCCAAGCCCTAGTCATTGCCTACGTTTCTATTTGGGgtacagggtttctctccagattCCTGAAGGATCCTCGTCTGTCACCCTCCCTGCAGACAAGGGCTCTTTCAACTTGAGCAACCGTCCTGGGCATGGCCCTGCTTCCGGCTACTGGaactgagcccagcctggtcagCAGGTAAGCCCCAGGCTCAGGCAGTGCCAGCCGTGAAGAGCAGCAGGAACAGGCCTCTGTGGTGCCTTGTTGGTTCTCTGGACCCCCCAACCTACAGGACACCTTTGCCACACACCCAGGGCTTCTCCTCCCCACAGGGGCCAGTTAGGTCTCTCTTCTGGTAAGGAGTAACAGTGTTGGTCTAAAGGCAGGACGGTGGGGAAGCCTTTCACAGTACACTCATCAACCCCGCATTCCTATTCAGGCTCATCAGGGCAGCAGGCTCCTTGCTAAGTGTGTTTAGATTACAGTGCCTCTCAACTTCCCCAGTGCTGCAGCCCTTAAATACAgtcccccaaccatacaattacgtttgttgccacttcataactgtaattttgctacattatgaatcataatataaataactgatatgcaggatatctgctatgtgacccaaaagggtcgtgacccacaggttgagaactgctggtttagAAAGAACCCTTCCTTCATGATCTCCACCCTATGAGAGTCTGGTCCTCTAGAACCTGACGTTGGACATCTCCTCTCCCTGACTTTACCCTGATAGTATATTCTGAGTTGAGCCCGGTCTCTGCACTACAGGCCCCTGCACAGGTGACACTGGCTGAGTCACTGGGCCATTTGTGAGCAGAAACAGACACTTACCACGTCGGCTGCATGTTCAACGAAGATGTGGTTGCTGAACTTTATCTTCTGGACCACCTCCTCTGGCACATCTGTccgcagctgctgctgctgttcaatGAGCTGCCACAGCCGCTTGCTGGGAAAGACATCCTCTGTGCAGATGTAGATGGCCCCTGGGAAGCCAGAACACCAGTGTGCACAAGAATTGGAAATGGGTTTGTGGCCACAAAACCAAACGtagcctctgcccctctgcctctgtcctttTCACCCAGAAGGGCAGCAGGCTCAGCGTGGCTCTTATCCCACCTTTGGCTACCTTATTGGTTCCTTAGAACACAGGCTAGCCCTCTACTCTGACACCAGAGTACCCACTCATCTCTATTCCCACCCCCTGTTCCTGGATACCCTGATAGCTCATTCCTGCTCTCCAGTTCCCCGCTGGGTTGGACAGGACAGGGCAGAGATCACCAGGGTCAAGAGACTTTGGAACATGTTCCTCAGATGCAGGACAACTCACAggctcctgccactgcctctacTTGATGATGCCAGAGAGTGGATGAACAGGCATGAGCACCTGGTCACCTGGAGTACAAACAGTCCTTGTGTAGTGCACTGTTGGGTCAAAGGCCACCCAGATCCTGCAGCTGAGAAGAGCTGGGTCACTAGCAGGAAACCCAGTGTTTGTGGGCAGTGGGTTCTCAGCAAAGACGCCATGCCTCAACCAAGAAATTCTTTCCCATAGATGGTGCTGGGACTCTTGGAATCCATATGCTTAGTTTGAGAACTCTTAGGGGGAAGATGCCAGTGGCTTGCCAAAGACATCAAACCACAGATGATAAATGCTTTTCATAAGATGAACACTGTTCATGTTTCAAAGGACTCAGTTAAGAAAGCAAagatcagctgggcggtggtgacgcatacctttagtcccacccagcacaggaagcagaggcagggttagtttgagtttgaggccagtctacatagttccaggacagccagtactatacagagaaatgctgtcttgaaaaaccaaacaaaaaagaaagcaaagatcaTCCAGAAAAGGAGGAAGCACAACTGACAATATTCTGGGTGCAGATATAAATATTTAACTATTTCTGGTATGACGGTAGGGTCTCACTCCCCAGGCCAGACTCACTGTGGCCTCCAACTTGcactgatcttcctgcccctgcttcctgagggctggggttacaggtatgaaGTACCACAGCTAGATGCCagcttttggttggttggtttgttttttctttttcgagacaaggtttctctgtttaatagtcctggaactcgatttgtagaccaggccggcctagaactcactgagatccgcctgcctcccaagtgctgggattaagtgcgtgcgccaccaccgcctaactTAGATGATGGTTTTGAAGACTGTAGGCAGGAGGTACTTCTGAAATGGCTCTGGGTCTGACAGCTGTGTCTCGGAAGGCACATCAGAGGCTGCTGTCCATTGCTACCGACCTCAGGCATGCTGGTGGGGACACCCACATCGCCACTGCCTCTAGGAGTAGCTGGTGTACAAGACAAGCTTTGAGGAGGACCAGGGAAACTGGAGCCTTCCTTCAGCCATTGTTTTTGGATCAGAAACCAATGTGAAGTGGTGAGACTCCAGCTGGTGCCCAACAGGGCAAAGTTCGGGAGTCACCTTGGTATCCCTAGACCTGCTCCCTGCCTTGGGCATAGGACCCCAAACACAAATGGCAGAGCTGTTGGCTTGTTTTGCAGGCAGCTATGACCATCGGCCCACAGAGGGCCCAGGCAGGCGGTTTGGGGCGTCTCCCTGTATCAGAGCCATCCACATGCTGCTCAGACCACTGGCCCTGACCAGAAGGACAATGCCACATGGTCTCTGCCCTGCCTCTCTGGCTCTGTGGGCCCGAGTTCAGGGGTGAGGTGCCTCAGCTTACATTGTGTGACAGCTGCAGGATCAGCTGTGCCTCGCTAGCTCCCTCCCACAGCCTAATTAACAGTGTCACCTTCCACCCTCCAGAGCAGAAGTCCACTTGCCTGGGACCCTGCCTTCCTATCCCCTAGGAAGGGGCAGCCACTCACCAGCCTCCAGGCCTCCATATTGTCGTGGGAACTGCACGGTCAGACAGAGCTGTAGCGCCAGCTGCGTCTTCCCTGCCGAGCTTCGGCCAGCTAGGTCAGTGATGCCCTCCAGGGGCAGGCCGCCACCCAGGAACTGATCCAGGACCGGGCAGCCCAGGCTCAGGCGTTGATGCTGCTCGGGGAAGCTCTCCCTCTGCTGGAACAGCTGCAGCGCTGCAGGGAGCAGGGGTCAGCATGCTTCCTGTCTGGCCTGTGCCCTGCCCAGGGCCTGCTTGGGCCTGTGAGCCTAAGGCCTTTAAGGAAGTGCTAGCTCCAGATGCAGCATGGCTGGAGGACAGGCAAAGTCCATGGGCTGGGTGCTGAGgtcagaaggcaggcaggcagcctggCTGTGCGGCTGAGTACAATGATACACCAGAGTTTGCCCCTGTCACACTTCCCAGGATGCCACACATTTACTCTCTAGTGGGCACAAGCTGCTAGAGAAATCCAAGTCTGggtgtgtacacctttaatcccagcacttgggaggggaagcatctccgtgagtttgaggcctgcctgagctacagagagttccaggacagccagaatgaCATAGACATTATcgaaaagacaagacaagacagagGAATCCCTAAGCTCCGGGATGTGGCAGGGTACCCTCCCTCAGCTGGACAGCTTCAGCATGAGGAGAGGAGCAGCAGCCTATGACAGTGCAGGGTGACAGTTCGGAGCAGTGTCAACTTCAGAGTAGACAGCAGTGAGGCAAAGCTGTCACGAGGACACATGTCCAGAAATGGCAGGGCTTCTCACGGCCGCCCCTACCACACCACTGGGACCCCAACTTCATCCTTTACTGTGAGGTACTCCAGCGGGGCGTTGTAGAGGAGCGGAGGCCCACCGCCCAGTGCTCTGTGATATGGGCGGCTCTCTGTGGGCTCTGGACAAGT
Proteins encoded in this window:
- the Xrcc3 gene encoding DNA repair protein XRCC3, with the protein product MDLDQLDLNPRITAAIKKGRLKSVKEVLCYSGPDLQRLTGLPTHDVHRLLKVASLHLQGSRVLTALQLFQQRESFPEQHQRLSLGCPVLDQFLGGGLPLEGITDLAGRSSAGKTQLALQLCLTVQFPRQYGGLEAGAIYICTEDVFPSKRLWQLIEQQQQLRTDVPEEVVQKIKFSNHIFVEHAADVDALLECVSKRVPVLLSRGMARLVVVDSVAAPFRCEYDVQALATRAKRLQSLGAMLRSLSSTFRSPVLCINQVTEMVEESMPRPLGAWDEHLSPALGITWANQLLMRLMVDRVHEDDATMGLPRSPARTLQVLFAPHLPVSSCGYTVSGEGIRGIPGTESR